A genome region from Sphingobacteriaceae bacterium GW460-11-11-14-LB5 includes the following:
- a CDS encoding phosphate acetyltransferase: MTKNIFIASAEPYTGKSVIAFGMINMLLAKTQKVGYFKPIIAQDDPNKKDEHVEAMLDYFSLPVKYEDAFAFTRQEMLHQSEDSGTIINTIISKYKKLEDNYDFTVIEGSDFLGEGMAFEFESNALMAKNLGAPVLIVVSGKNKTASQLFKSAINIYRNFLLRDVQVLGVVANMVNPEEADRIKQALSNQLPAELLIAVIPTETGLQSPTMKEITLALGGEVLFGSELLDNQVDNFVTGAMMLPNFLRHIKDNLLIVTPGDRGDIIIGALQANLSANYPKIAGIVLTAGSLPDEPIIKLIEGLQTIIPIIAVQKGTFETTTTIGGIHSNITIENKKKIAVAIELFEKYVDIKALDDKIITFSYQGITPHMFQYQLVKWAKRDKKHIVLPEGNDERILKAVEKLITQDIVDITLLGDPTEITNTIKRLGLNLDTNTIKIHNPGQSAHYNDYVNTLHELRKAKNVNLEMARDMMTDVSYFGTMMVYKGDADGMVSGAVHTTQHTIRPALQFVKTKPGVSVVSSIFFMCLPERVAIFGDCAVNPNPTAQQLAEIAISSAESSAKFGIEPRIAMLSYSSGTSGEGEDVERVREATAIVKARHPELKIEGPIQYDAAVDPLVGRQKLPGSEVAGRASVLIFPDLNTGNNTYKAVQRETGALAIGPMLQGLNKPINDLSRGCTVDDIFNTVVITAIQCQDI, translated from the coding sequence ATGACAAAAAATATATTCATTGCTTCAGCCGAACCCTATACCGGAAAATCAGTAATTGCATTCGGGATGATCAATATGTTATTGGCCAAAACGCAAAAAGTAGGCTATTTTAAACCGATTATTGCACAAGACGATCCCAATAAAAAGGATGAACATGTGGAGGCCATGCTGGATTATTTTTCGCTCCCTGTTAAATATGAAGATGCCTTTGCCTTTACCCGGCAAGAAATGTTGCATCAATCTGAAGATAGCGGTACCATTATCAATACCATTATCAGTAAATATAAAAAATTAGAAGACAACTATGATTTCACGGTAATTGAAGGAAGCGATTTCTTAGGCGAAGGCATGGCATTTGAGTTCGAATCGAACGCCTTAATGGCCAAAAACCTGGGTGCTCCCGTTTTAATTGTCGTATCCGGGAAAAATAAAACCGCCAGTCAGCTTTTTAAATCTGCCATCAACATTTACCGAAACTTCCTGTTGCGCGATGTACAGGTATTAGGCGTAGTGGCCAATATGGTCAATCCTGAAGAAGCAGATCGTATTAAACAGGCCTTAAGTAATCAATTACCCGCAGAACTGCTGATTGCCGTTATTCCAACTGAAACTGGTCTGCAAAGTCCAACGATGAAGGAAATTACACTGGCTTTAGGTGGCGAAGTGCTTTTTGGATCTGAACTATTGGATAACCAGGTCGACAATTTTGTAACCGGCGCCATGATGTTGCCTAATTTTTTAAGGCACATTAAAGATAACTTGCTTATTGTTACGCCTGGCGATCGTGGCGATATCATTATTGGTGCGCTTCAGGCCAATTTATCGGCCAATTATCCAAAAATTGCGGGTATTGTTTTAACTGCTGGCAGTTTACCCGATGAGCCGATTATTAAATTGATTGAAGGTTTACAGACCATTATCCCCATAATAGCGGTACAAAAAGGCACTTTCGAAACCACTACTACGATTGGCGGTATTCACTCGAATATCACCATCGAAAACAAGAAAAAAATCGCAGTGGCGATAGAGCTTTTCGAAAAATATGTCGACATTAAAGCACTTGATGATAAAATCATCACTTTTAGCTATCAGGGCATTACGCCGCATATGTTTCAATATCAATTGGTTAAATGGGCCAAACGCGATAAAAAACACATCGTTTTACCGGAAGGAAATGACGAACGCATTTTAAAAGCCGTGGAGAAACTCATTACCCAGGATATTGTAGACATTACGCTTTTAGGCGATCCAACCGAAATTACCAATACCATTAAAAGGCTTGGATTAAATCTGGATACCAATACGATAAAAATACATAACCCGGGACAATCGGCTCATTACAATGATTATGTAAATACCTTACATGAATTGCGAAAAGCCAAGAATGTAAACCTCGAAATGGCCAGAGATATGATGACCGATGTTTCTTATTTCGGCACAATGATGGTTTATAAAGGTGATGCCGATGGCATGGTTTCGGGTGCCGTTCATACTACCCAACACACCATCCGGCCTGCTTTACAGTTTGTTAAAACAAAACCAGGTGTATCGGTAGTTTCATCCATTTTCTTTATGTGCCTGCCCGAACGGGTGGCCATATTTGGCGATTGTGCGGTAAACCCCAATCCTACTGCTCAGCAGCTGGCAGAAATCGCAATTTCTTCAGCCGAAAGCAGCGCAAAATTTGGCATTGAGCCACGCATTGCCATGTTATCTTATTCTTCCGGCACATCAGGCGAAGGTGAAGATGTAGAACGCGTAAGAGAAGCTACGGCCATCGTAAAAGCAAGGCATCCGGAATTAAAAATTGAAGGTCCGATACAATATGATGCTGCTGTAGATCCATTAGTGGGTAGACAAAAATTACCAGGTTCTGAGGTTGCAGGCAGGGCGAGTGTATTGATCTTCCCCGATCTAAATACAGGTAACAACACCTATAAAGCGGTACAGCGTGAAACCGGCGCATTAGCCATTGGTCCAATGCTGCAAGGCCTAAATAAACCAATAAACGATTTGAGCCGTGGCTGTACGGTAGATGATATTTTTAATACCGTTGTAATTACAGCAATTCAATGTCAGGATATTTAA
- a CDS encoding acetate kinase yields the protein MNILVINSGSSSLKYQLFNMPEKAPLCSGLVERIGIEGSFIKHSVYRNNEKYNIEQSGFIANHGEGLKQVLALLTEGEYAVIASPDDIAAVGHRVVHGGEHFTGATLITDEVKHQIKKLFSLAPLHNPVNYKCIEVAEQTFVNAKQIAVFDTAFHQTIPEQAYRYAIPEWYYKEHGIRVYGFHGTSHKYVSEQAIKWLNKAESKIISIHLGNGCSITAIKNGKSIDTSMGFGPLSGLMMGTRSGDIDPSVIFHLMEHSGYTLEQLSTLVNKQSGLLGVGGSSDMRDIRKMVSEGNAAAILALKLYAYRIKKFIGAYAAILNGIDAIVFTAGVGENDSNMREAVCSALDYLGIELDPNQNAAYHGALKEINKTGAKVKILVIPTNEEYEIAHQCFERLT from the coding sequence ATGAACATTTTAGTAATCAATTCGGGAAGTAGCTCTTTAAAGTACCAGCTTTTTAACATGCCTGAAAAAGCGCCGCTTTGCAGCGGCCTGGTAGAGCGTATTGGCATTGAAGGCTCCTTTATTAAACATAGCGTTTATCGCAATAACGAAAAGTATAACATTGAACAGTCTGGTTTTATTGCTAACCACGGTGAAGGTTTAAAACAGGTGTTAGCTTTACTCACTGAAGGGGAATATGCAGTAATAGCCAGTCCTGATGATATTGCGGCTGTTGGCCATCGTGTAGTGCATGGAGGCGAACATTTTACAGGTGCAACCCTTATTACAGACGAGGTAAAACATCAGATCAAAAAACTGTTTTCACTTGCTCCGCTGCATAATCCGGTTAATTATAAATGTATTGAAGTAGCCGAGCAAACTTTTGTAAATGCTAAACAAATTGCAGTATTCGATACGGCATTTCACCAAACCATACCGGAACAGGCTTATCGTTATGCGATTCCGGAATGGTATTACAAAGAACATGGCATCAGGGTATATGGATTTCATGGCACCAGCCATAAATATGTAAGCGAACAAGCCATTAAATGGTTAAATAAGGCTGAAAGTAAAATCATCAGCATACACCTAGGTAACGGCTGCAGCATCACAGCCATTAAAAATGGTAAATCGATAGATACCAGTATGGGATTTGGCCCGCTAAGCGGATTAATGATGGGCACACGCTCTGGAGATATCGATCCGTCGGTTATTTTTCATTTAATGGAACATTCAGGATATACTTTAGAGCAGTTAAGTACCCTGGTTAACAAACAATCAGGACTTTTAGGTGTAGGTGGCTCAAGTGACATGCGCGATATCAGAAAAATGGTCAGCGAAGGAAATGCAGCTGCAATTTTAGCATTAAAACTGTATGCTTACAGGATCAAAAAATTTATTGGCGCTTATGCGGCTATTTTAAATGGTATAGACGCCATTGTATTTACAGCAGGTGTGGGTGAAAACGACAGCAATATGCGTGAGGCCGTTTGTTCAGCACTCGATTATCTGGGTATTGAATTAGATCCAAATCAAAATGCAGCCTACCATGGAGCGTTGAAAGAAATTAATAAAACAGGCGCTAAAGTAAAAATCCTGGTTATTCCAACCAACGAAGAATATGAAATTGCCCATCAATGTTTTGAGCGGCTAACTTGA
- a CDS encoding aminopeptidase, giving the protein MNTITKYFCLFQLLSVTCFAQQRTKPVAVEPGVSLTLANARSATISNIQYKLHFTVPTAQNALIESTETIDFKLNKLIDLQVDFKQDLDHIKQISVNGKTIPVDFKAEHILVKQEYLKVGNNHVEIEFIAGNESLNRNKDFLYALFVPDHARTVFPCFDQPDLKANFLLSLTVPTDWKVMANAIKKDSLVQGNSTTYHFNNSDKLPTYLFSFTAGKYSLINREMKNNKMEFLHRETDSAKIKFSVDSVFVAHRDAIDFLEDWTAIKYPFQKVGFVSIPDFQFGGMEHPGEVQYKASALFLDQGATKDQFISRSNLISHETAHMWFGDLVTMKWFNDVWMKEVFANFMADKVTEKLMGKSTFDLKFLQDHYPAAYGVDRTLGANPIRQQLDNLQEAGSMYGNIIYHKAPIMMRQLELLMGKENFQQGIREYLKKYSYGNATWNDLIAILSKYSKSDLLSWNKVWVNEPGRPVFSYDIKYNGDKISNLSLNQNSEMGQARVWPQSFTVKLVYPTYSKVLVVSAKTAKTDLMEAKGLPKPKYILFNANGAGYGLFPIDQEMMANLYHLEDPLERASAYINAYENMLSGKGNKPKALLTVFLQGLAVEKNEMNLRLITGYLTNIYWTFLTAEVRNGMYESVEKTIWNAMEQQPMQNNRKILFNAYQNVYLSADAGKRMYDIWFRQTAPNGIKLLEDDYNAMALTLALKTDTANTILKAQLERTKNEDRRNRLIYLMPALSLDVKERGQFFNALKDRKNRQKEAWVTTALSYLHHPIRQKTAIHYLKESLDLLEEIQKTGDIFFPQSWLAAIFSSYNNKEANAVVQDFLKSHPAYNSKLRDKILQTTDNLRRAQVILH; this is encoded by the coding sequence ATGAATACGATTACTAAATATTTTTGCTTATTTCAACTGTTGAGTGTTACCTGTTTTGCGCAGCAGCGTACAAAACCAGTGGCCGTAGAACCGGGAGTTTCTCTAACATTGGCTAACGCCAGAAGCGCAACAATAAGTAATATTCAATACAAGCTTCATTTTACTGTACCGACAGCACAGAATGCATTAATAGAATCAACTGAAACTATTGATTTTAAGTTAAATAAGTTAATTGATCTACAGGTCGACTTTAAGCAGGATTTAGATCACATAAAACAAATATCGGTTAATGGAAAAACCATACCAGTCGATTTTAAAGCAGAACATATCCTGGTAAAACAGGAGTATTTAAAAGTCGGGAATAACCATGTTGAAATCGAATTCATTGCTGGTAACGAATCATTAAACAGAAATAAAGATTTTTTGTATGCGCTCTTTGTTCCTGATCATGCCAGAACTGTATTTCCTTGCTTTGATCAGCCTGATTTAAAGGCTAACTTTTTACTTTCGTTAACCGTTCCAACTGACTGGAAGGTAATGGCTAATGCGATTAAAAAAGATTCACTGGTACAAGGCAATTCGACCACTTACCATTTCAATAATTCGGATAAATTACCCACCTATTTATTCTCTTTTACGGCAGGAAAATACAGCCTGATAAACCGGGAAATGAAAAATAATAAAATGGAATTTCTACACCGGGAAACGGATTCAGCGAAAATTAAATTCAGTGTAGATTCTGTTTTTGTCGCACATCGCGATGCCATCGATTTTTTAGAAGACTGGACAGCGATAAAATATCCTTTCCAGAAAGTAGGTTTTGTCAGCATTCCTGATTTTCAGTTTGGTGGTATGGAACACCCTGGAGAAGTACAATATAAGGCATCCGCATTGTTTTTAGATCAGGGGGCAACTAAAGATCAGTTTATTTCGCGTTCAAATCTGATTTCGCATGAAACGGCACATATGTGGTTTGGCGATCTGGTCACTATGAAATGGTTTAACGACGTTTGGATGAAAGAGGTTTTTGCCAATTTTATGGCCGATAAGGTAACCGAAAAATTAATGGGCAAGTCTACTTTCGACCTTAAGTTTTTACAAGACCATTATCCGGCAGCTTATGGGGTAGATAGAACATTGGGCGCTAACCCCATTCGACAGCAACTGGATAATTTACAGGAAGCGGGATCGATGTATGGAAACATAATTTACCATAAAGCACCCATTATGATGCGTCAATTGGAGTTACTGATGGGCAAGGAGAATTTTCAGCAGGGAATAAGGGAATACCTGAAAAAATACAGTTATGGCAACGCTACCTGGAATGATTTGATCGCCATTTTAAGTAAATACAGTAAAAGTGATCTCCTGAGCTGGAATAAAGTATGGGTAAATGAACCTGGCAGACCAGTTTTTAGTTATGATATTAAATACAATGGAGATAAAATAAGTAATTTAAGCTTAAATCAAAACAGTGAGATGGGGCAAGCCAGGGTATGGCCACAATCATTCACGGTTAAGCTGGTTTACCCAACCTATAGCAAGGTTTTGGTGGTCAGCGCGAAGACTGCTAAAACAGATTTAATGGAGGCAAAAGGTCTTCCAAAACCAAAGTATATTTTATTTAATGCAAACGGTGCCGGATATGGCCTTTTCCCAATCGATCAGGAGATGATGGCAAATCTTTATCATCTTGAGGATCCCTTAGAACGTGCATCGGCTTATATCAATGCCTATGAAAATATGCTTTCGGGCAAAGGTAATAAGCCTAAAGCGCTTTTAACAGTGTTTTTACAGGGATTGGCAGTTGAAAAAAATGAAATGAACCTTAGGTTGATTACGGGATACCTCACTAATATTTACTGGACTTTTCTTACTGCTGAAGTACGGAATGGTATGTATGAAAGCGTGGAGAAAACAATATGGAATGCAATGGAGCAGCAGCCAATGCAAAATAACAGGAAGATTTTGTTCAATGCTTATCAAAATGTGTATTTAAGTGCCGATGCCGGGAAACGCATGTATGATATCTGGTTCAGGCAAACTGCACCAAATGGAATTAAATTGTTAGAGGATGATTATAATGCAATGGCTTTAACACTGGCACTTAAAACTGATACCGCAAACACCATCCTGAAAGCGCAGTTAGAAAGGACCAAAAATGAAGACCGTAGAAATCGGTTGATTTATTTAATGCCCGCATTATCTTTAGATGTGAAGGAAAGAGGTCAATTCTTTAACGCTTTAAAAGACCGGAAAAACCGTCAGAAAGAAGCCTGGGTAACTACGGCTTTATCTTATCTGCATCATCCCATCAGGCAAAAAACAGCTATTCATTATCTGAAAGAAAGTTTAGATTTATTGGAAGAAATACAGAAAACAGGGGATATATTTTTTCCGCAATCGTGGCTGGCTGCTATTTTTTCCAGTTATAACAACAAAGAAGCAAATGCAGTGGTACAGGATTTCTTAAAATCACATCCTGCTTACAACTCAAAATTAAGGGATAAAATTTTGCAGACAACAGATAATCTTCGCCGGGCACAGGTCATTCTACATTAA
- a CDS encoding lactam utilization protein LamB, with the protein MKMIDLNCDMGEAFGNYVMPNDEKLMEYISSVNIACGFHAGDPAVMQQTVALALKNGVAIGAHPGLPDLQGFGRREMKITANEAYQLTLYQIGALSAFVKAAGSKLHHVKAHGALYNMAAKDSSLAKAIVQAVYDFDPSLILYALAGSKMIEEAEKVDIITASEVFADRSYQDDGLLTPRSADNALITSEEEAVNQVLGFALKQEVRSTSGNRITVRAETVCLHGDGEHAVAFAKLIAERLKKEGIVIKAQVI; encoded by the coding sequence ATGAAAATGATCGACCTTAATTGCGACATGGGAGAAGCATTTGGGAATTATGTTATGCCCAATGATGAAAAACTGATGGAATATATTTCATCGGTAAATATTGCCTGTGGTTTCCATGCCGGCGATCCGGCTGTAATGCAGCAAACGGTCGCTTTAGCCTTAAAAAACGGGGTGGCCATTGGTGCGCACCCGGGTTTGCCCGATTTGCAAGGTTTTGGTCGCAGAGAAATGAAGATTACTGCAAACGAAGCCTATCAGCTTACTTTATATCAAATTGGTGCATTAAGTGCTTTTGTAAAAGCTGCAGGCAGCAAATTACATCATGTTAAAGCACATGGTGCATTATATAATATGGCTGCAAAGGACAGTAGTTTAGCAAAAGCCATTGTACAGGCTGTTTACGATTTCGATCCAAGTCTGATTTTGTATGCTCTGGCAGGTAGCAAGATGATTGAGGAAGCTGAAAAAGTGGACATAATAACCGCATCCGAAGTTTTTGCCGACCGTAGTTATCAGGATGATGGATTACTGACTCCACGCTCTGCAGACAATGCTTTAATTACGAGCGAAGAAGAGGCTGTAAATCAGGTTTTGGGATTTGCTTTAAAGCAGGAAGTACGGAGTACAAGTGGAAATCGTATCACAGTCAGGGCCGAAACGGTTTGTTTGCATGGCGATGGTGAACATGCTGTTGCTTTTGCTAAATTAATAGCGGAGCGATTAAAAAAAGAAGGTATTGTTATTAAAGCCCAGGTAATATGA
- a CDS encoding urea amidolyase encodes MKISIIKPGLLSTIQDLGRYRYLSQAVPVSGAMDELSHRLANKAVGNDDHHATIEFTYADASFKAETPVLLSYSGDGAFLIYNDELMPAEKPLFFPAGSVIKLISNTIGARTYLAVAGGWEVPDVMESRSTYLTAAFGGFKGRALRKADVLSSGTILNEVSNGIIKQLINRSLIYPNWRISRESLLPEKRQTIRVVLANEISWFDATSIISFLTNFYTIDRRSNRMGYHLLGKPLVRRVKQELLSTAVTPGIIQVTGSGDLVILMADCQTTGGYPRIAHVAAVDLPLCAQLKPGDAIHFSEISRDEAEELYLERERDLSLITTAISLKYIKT; translated from the coding sequence ATGAAAATTAGCATCATTAAGCCAGGCTTGTTAAGCACCATTCAGGATTTAGGCCGGTACCGATACCTTTCGCAGGCTGTACCTGTTTCGGGGGCGATGGATGAGCTGTCGCACCGTCTGGCCAATAAGGCAGTTGGTAACGATGATCATCATGCTACCATCGAGTTTACTTATGCTGATGCTTCATTTAAAGCTGAAACACCTGTTCTGCTTTCTTATTCTGGCGATGGTGCATTTTTGATTTACAATGATGAGTTAATGCCTGCAGAAAAGCCATTGTTTTTTCCGGCAGGTTCGGTTATAAAGCTCATCAGTAACACCATTGGTGCGCGTACCTATTTGGCTGTTGCTGGTGGATGGGAGGTGCCGGATGTAATGGAAAGCAGAAGCACCTATCTTACTGCTGCTTTTGGCGGCTTTAAAGGGAGAGCATTGCGAAAAGCCGATGTTTTGAGCAGTGGTACTATTCTTAATGAAGTATCGAATGGGATAATAAAACAATTAATCAACCGGTCGTTAATCTACCCAAATTGGCGTATTTCACGCGAAAGTTTACTGCCAGAGAAAAGGCAAACCATTAGGGTTGTACTCGCCAATGAAATCAGCTGGTTTGATGCCACATCCATTATTTCATTTTTAACCAATTTTTATACCATCGACAGAAGGAGTAACCGCATGGGTTATCATTTATTGGGAAAACCATTGGTGAGGAGGGTTAAACAGGAATTGCTCAGTACAGCAGTAACACCCGGGATTATTCAGGTAACCGGAAGTGGCGATTTGGTTATACTCATGGCCGATTGTCAAACAACAGGTGGTTATCCGCGTATTGCCCATGTTGCAGCAGTCGATTTGCCTTTATGTGCACAGTTAAAACCTGGTGATGCCATTCACTTTTCCGAAATTTCGAGAGATGAGGCAGAAGAACTTTACCTTGAACGGGAACGCGATTTATCATTGATTACCACGGCCATAAGCCTAAAATATATTAAAACATGA
- a CDS encoding lipolytic protein G-D-S-L family yields the protein MKRFLLLISILLMNTPLLFAQQKERNLNIVFIGNSITQGVQLANPADAPPAVAVAYLLRQKGINEVKFSNQGHSGYTTLDFLPGAGRTFNQVEEAANAFTNKEALLVFSLKLGTNDSAIQGPHGAPVSPDRYIENVKTIIEKLLADFPKAIVVLQHPIWYSPNTYNSSKYLQEGLSRVQAYIPKIDSLVTSYRLTKPKHVFVGDKKAFAYFKKHHLTELIPEKGQAGTFYLHPNKSGAVSLGEFWGKAIERVVKKNF from the coding sequence ATGAAAAGATTCCTGTTATTGATCAGCATTTTACTCATGAATACCCCATTGCTGTTCGCACAGCAAAAAGAGCGTAACCTTAATATTGTTTTTATTGGCAATAGTATCACTCAAGGTGTTCAGCTCGCTAATCCTGCTGATGCCCCACCTGCGGTAGCCGTTGCTTATCTGCTTAGACAAAAAGGAATAAACGAGGTTAAATTCAGCAATCAGGGCCATAGCGGTTACACCACTCTTGATTTTTTACCTGGCGCAGGCCGCACTTTTAATCAAGTTGAAGAAGCAGCCAATGCATTTACCAATAAAGAAGCACTACTGGTTTTTTCATTAAAGCTCGGCACCAACGATAGCGCTATCCAGGGACCACATGGGGCTCCCGTTTCACCTGATCGGTATATCGAAAATGTAAAAACCATCATAGAGAAATTATTGGCCGATTTTCCAAAGGCTATTGTGGTATTACAGCACCCTATCTGGTATAGTCCAAATACTTATAATAGCTCAAAATATTTGCAAGAGGGCTTATCGAGAGTGCAGGCTTACATTCCAAAAATTGATAGCCTTGTTACAAGTTACCGTTTAACAAAACCCAAACATGTTTTCGTGGGGGATAAAAAGGCTTTTGCTTATTTTAAAAAACACCATCTAACCGAGCTGATTCCAGAAAAGGGGCAGGCGGGTACTTTTTACCTGCATCCAAATAAATCAGGTGCAGTATCTTTAGGCGAATTTTGGGGCAAAGCCATTGAACGGGTGGTAAAGAAAAATTTTTAA
- a CDS encoding Na+/H+ antiporter, with the protein MHQLIIQYAFLLAIILFVVMLAQKIRVAYPIVLVIAGLALSFLPILRNIEIEPELIFVIFLPPLLYEAAWNTSWKDFWKWRRVISSFAFPIVIFTSSIVALISQSLIPGFTWALGFLLGGIISPPDAVSASAILKNVKVPKRLTTILEGESLLNDASSLVVFRFALAAVMTGSFVFSKAAGNFVLVIVMGILIGIAVALVFYALHRWLPTTTNIDIILTFLTPYVMYITAEEFEFSGVLAVVSGGLFLSARRDRILTHRSRLQGINVWEAVAFVLNGFVFLLIGLEFPVIIHGLGNDGLLPAIRYSAIICTVLIVTRLASTYGALYFTRFISRYITTADPNPSWKAPLLFGWAGMRGVVSLAAALSIPVALKSGEAFPQRNLILFITFSVILVTLVLQGLTLPALIKWVDMPDPDYTVSFEQQKQMVRKKLSMLSLKILDEKYHDALLHNDMIRSIKIRIEAEMELLRDWEKEENISRAEGFYHDYRVALEDIMAEQRILLKGLNKKEQINDELIKEQLELLDLEEEKLRRHFSQRDA; encoded by the coding sequence ATGCATCAACTCATTATACAATACGCTTTCTTACTTGCAATTATTCTGTTTGTTGTCATGCTGGCACAAAAAATCCGTGTGGCATATCCTATTGTGTTGGTCATAGCCGGTTTAGCATTAAGTTTTTTACCGATCCTTCGCAACATTGAAATTGAACCAGAACTCATATTTGTAATCTTTTTACCACCGTTGCTGTATGAGGCAGCATGGAATACTTCGTGGAAAGATTTCTGGAAATGGCGTAGGGTAATCAGCAGTTTTGCTTTTCCAATTGTTATTTTTACCTCCAGTATTGTAGCGCTAATTTCTCAAAGCCTGATACCAGGTTTTACATGGGCCCTGGGCTTTTTGTTAGGTGGCATTATTTCTCCACCAGATGCCGTATCCGCATCGGCCATACTTAAAAATGTTAAAGTACCTAAAAGGCTCACCACCATATTAGAAGGCGAAAGTTTACTAAACGATGCATCCAGTTTGGTGGTATTCCGCTTTGCATTAGCAGCCGTAATGACCGGAAGTTTCGTATTTAGTAAGGCTGCAGGTAATTTTGTGCTGGTTATTGTAATGGGCATTTTGATCGGAATTGCGGTGGCCTTAGTTTTTTACGCGCTACACCGGTGGTTACCTACCACTACCAATATTGATATTATCCTTACTTTTTTAACGCCCTATGTCATGTACATCACTGCAGAGGAATTTGAGTTTTCTGGTGTATTGGCGGTAGTGAGTGGAGGTTTGTTTCTTTCGGCCCGCAGAGACCGTATTTTGACCCATAGGAGCCGGCTGCAGGGCATAAATGTTTGGGAAGCCGTGGCTTTTGTATTGAATGGCTTTGTTTTTTTATTAATTGGCTTAGAATTTCCGGTTATTATTCATGGCCTGGGTAATGATGGCCTTTTACCCGCCATCCGCTATAGCGCTATTATTTGCACGGTTTTAATTGTCACCAGGTTAGCCAGTACCTATGGTGCTTTATACTTCACACGTTTCATTAGCCGTTATATCACCACAGCTGATCCAAATCCAAGCTGGAAAGCACCTTTGCTTTTTGGTTGGGCAGGAATGAGAGGGGTGGTTTCTTTGGCTGCAGCACTTTCTATTCCGGTGGCTTTAAAGTCGGGTGAAGCTTTTCCCCAGCGTAACTTAATCTTGTTTATTACCTTCAGTGTGATATTGGTTACTTTGGTTTTGCAAGGCTTAACATTACCAGCATTAATAAAATGGGTAGATATGCCCGATCCGGATTATACAGTTTCTTTCGAACAACAAAAACAAATGGTGAGAAAGAAATTGTCCATGTTATCACTTAAGATCCTGGATGAAAAATACCACGATGCCTTATTGCATAATGATATGATCAGATCGATAAAAATTCGTATTGAGGCAGAAATGGAATTGTTGCGGGATTGGGAAAAAGAAGAAAACATTTCACGGGCTGAGGGCTTTTACCACGATTATCGCGTTGCACTTGAAGATATCATGGCTGAACAGCGTATTTTATTGAAAGGGTTAAACAAAAAAGAGCAGATTAATGATGAACTGATCAAAGAACAGTTAGAGCTGCTCGATCTGGAAGAAGAAAAACTTCGCCGGCATTTTAGTCAGCGGGATGCCTAA
- a CDS encoding cysteine synthase B produces the protein MAGIIDLIGNTPMAELQKLNINPAVRVFAKLEGNNPGGSVKDRASLNMIRSAIERGDVVPGTKLVEATSGNTGIALAMIASLYNLEIELVMPANSTRERKVTMEAFGAKVTLLESIEDCRDYAEEKGVSKGYFLLNQFANPDNYLAHYKTTGPEIWRDTEGEITHFVSSMGTTGTIMGCSRFFKEKNNDIQIIGCQPTEGSSIPGIRRWPEEYLPKIFDPLRVDRVMDIAQEEATLMSRRMAKEEGLFAGMSSGGACAAALKLASELDKGTIVFIACDRGDRYLSSDLFG, from the coding sequence ATGGCAGGAATAATCGATCTGATCGGAAATACGCCAATGGCTGAACTTCAAAAGCTGAATATTAACCCAGCTGTACGGGTATTTGCCAAATTAGAAGGAAACAATCCGGGCGGTAGTGTTAAAGATAGGGCATCGCTCAATATGATCAGAAGTGCAATAGAACGGGGTGATGTAGTGCCAGGAACTAAACTGGTAGAGGCTACAAGTGGTAACACCGGCATTGCATTGGCCATGATTGCAAGTTTATATAACTTAGAAATTGAACTGGTGATGCCAGCCAATTCAACACGCGAACGTAAGGTAACGATGGAAGCCTTCGGCGCAAAAGTAACCCTGTTGGAAAGTATTGAAGATTGCAGGGATTATGCAGAAGAAAAAGGCGTTTCAAAAGGATATTTTTTATTAAATCAATTTGCCAATCCAGATAATTACCTGGCTCATTATAAAACAACCGGACCTGAAATATGGAGGGATACCGAAGGAGAGATTACACATTTTGTAAGCTCCATGGGGACAACAGGCACCATTATGGGTTGTTCGAGGTTTTTTAAGGAAAAAAATAACGATATTCAGATTATTGGCTGTCAACCCACTGAAGGTTCTTCAATTCCAGGCATCAGGCGTTGGCCTGAAGAATATTTGCCAAAAATATTCGATCCGCTAAGGGTAGACCGGGTAATGGATATTGCACAGGAAGAAGCAACCCTAATGTCGAGACGAATGGCTAAAGAAGAAGGTTTATTTGCAGGAATGAGCTCAGGCGGTGCCTGTGCAGCTGCATTGAAGCTGGCCAGCGAACTGGATAAAGGAACTATTGTTTTTATTGCTTGTGACCGGGGAGACCGCTACCTAAGCAGCGATCTTTTTGGTTGA